In Streptomyces canus, one DNA window encodes the following:
- a CDS encoding DUF6082 family protein, with the protein MKLTTAVLAAGAAVSVTTAVVGAARLRQDARHQAERNEAVVARNQLDWLAQMSTNADLAKLWAPKDVDVEEYMQLLHANQQICTLNLRDRLGFVRDGQLPFYASMLMNSDVCRRYWARFGDLRAQEAEGDARAEHFTKVLNQAAKAHQEAQPVAA; encoded by the coding sequence ATGAAGCTCACCACCGCCGTCCTCGCTGCCGGTGCTGCCGTCTCCGTCACCACCGCCGTGGTCGGAGCCGCTCGGCTCAGGCAGGACGCGCGGCACCAGGCCGAGCGCAACGAGGCGGTCGTCGCCCGCAACCAGCTCGACTGGCTGGCGCAGATGTCCACCAACGCCGACCTCGCCAAGCTCTGGGCGCCCAAGGACGTGGACGTCGAGGAGTACATGCAGCTGCTCCATGCCAACCAGCAGATCTGCACCCTCAACCTGCGCGACCGCCTGGGCTTCGTCCGCGACGGACAACTGCCCTTCTACGCCTCGATGCTCATGAACAGCGACGTCTGCCGGCGCTACTGGGCCCGTTTCGGAGACCTCCGCGCCCAGGAGGCCGAGGGCGACGCACGCGCCGAGCACTTCACCAAGGTCCTGAACCAGGCCGCGAAGGCCCACCAGGAAGCGCAGCCCGTAGCAGCCTGA
- a CDS encoding DUF6415 family natural product biosynthesis protein, translating into MRLSLDPRRGDSQLGGGRGRRESATVVPAPERDHVVAASETVTLVLGEDSPLPENAADVEDLVRLLRGHIAQLGARTAVGSPVLVRAQRLCSESIPEGYMPSRVYLVKLAEATRELMAHVERGGPGPIRSKRGRRWRKPQINALRGAVFAVALACLVFAASVPRT; encoded by the coding sequence ATGCGCCTTTCGCTGGACCCTCGCCGAGGCGACAGCCAGCTCGGAGGCGGGCGCGGGCGGCGAGAGTCCGCCACCGTGGTGCCGGCGCCAGAGCGCGATCACGTGGTTGCCGCGTCGGAGACGGTAACGCTCGTGCTGGGCGAGGATTCACCGCTGCCCGAGAACGCTGCCGATGTGGAGGACCTCGTTCGGCTTCTGCGCGGTCATATCGCCCAGTTGGGAGCACGGACCGCTGTGGGCAGCCCCGTCCTGGTGCGAGCGCAACGGCTCTGCTCCGAAAGCATTCCCGAGGGCTACATGCCGAGCCGGGTGTACTTGGTCAAGCTCGCCGAAGCCACCCGGGAGCTGATGGCACACGTGGAACGGGGCGGTCCCGGGCCGATCCGATCGAAGCGCGGGCGGCGCTGGCGGAAGCCGCAGATCAACGCGCTGCGCGGGGCGGTCTTCGCCGTCGCCCTGGCCTGTCTGGTCTTCGCCGCTTCGGTACCGCGGACATGA
- a CDS encoding DUF6624 domain-containing protein — MTTDEPQRPDLARELIARATESATHRAKRVRDQLDAVQLGQGRHTDHVNTKVLRRILADHDWPGHRLVGPDAARAAWSIALHSDDEPDFQRAATTLLGRAVQAGDALVQHWAHLHDRALITSGRDQEYGTQLLLCADGIELCPLREPESVDARRATVGLPPIAVALKAVRRRYTAHDSADEGPTVVLAGAA, encoded by the coding sequence GTGACAACTGACGAACCGCAGCGGCCCGACCTCGCCCGCGAGCTGATCGCCCGCGCCACGGAATCGGCCACGCACCGGGCCAAGCGCGTGCGCGACCAGCTCGACGCCGTCCAACTCGGACAGGGCAGGCACACCGACCACGTCAACACCAAGGTGCTGCGCCGCATCCTGGCCGACCACGACTGGCCCGGCCACCGCCTCGTCGGCCCCGACGCGGCCCGTGCCGCGTGGAGCATCGCCCTGCACAGCGACGACGAACCCGACTTTCAGCGCGCCGCCACCACCCTGCTGGGACGTGCGGTCCAGGCCGGCGACGCGCTGGTCCAGCACTGGGCGCACCTGCACGATCGCGCCCTCATCACCAGCGGGCGCGACCAGGAGTACGGCACCCAGCTCCTGCTGTGCGCCGACGGCATCGAGCTGTGCCCGCTGCGCGAGCCGGAGTCAGTCGACGCACGCAGGGCCACCGTGGGTCTGCCGCCGATCGCTGTCGCTCTGAAGGCGGTGCGCCGCCGGTACACCGCGCATGACTCTGCCGATGAAGGCCCGACCGTCGTCCTCGCGGGGGCCGCGTGA
- a CDS encoding GAF domain-containing protein, with protein MSHHPNPYLASPTAPPALSLPRRGTRDADRGLITPPATAVTGPQTQQAPELAQRYELLNRLGVPTVASEDFDDLARDMAAKAGFLYGFVNLFLEEQTFVGLHQPPADSGYFIVGRTMSRDHGWCPDVMARKKALPLHDVHASPRFSGNHVVDAVGIRSYFGAPLVHDSGTVLGTVCVIDPEKRPLSEARRLRDIVINAGAQVMDHMVRAPVR; from the coding sequence ATGTCACATCACCCCAACCCCTACCTCGCATCGCCGACCGCCCCACCCGCCCTGTCCCTGCCGCGACGCGGCACGCGGGACGCCGACCGCGGGCTGATCACCCCGCCCGCCACTGCCGTCACCGGGCCACAGACCCAGCAGGCACCGGAGCTGGCGCAGCGGTACGAGCTGCTCAACCGCCTGGGCGTGCCTACCGTGGCGAGCGAGGACTTCGACGACCTGGCCCGCGACATGGCCGCCAAGGCCGGGTTCCTGTACGGGTTCGTCAATCTCTTCCTGGAGGAGCAGACCTTCGTCGGGCTGCACCAGCCGCCGGCGGACAGCGGGTACTTCATCGTCGGCCGCACCATGAGCCGCGACCACGGCTGGTGCCCGGACGTCATGGCCCGCAAGAAGGCTCTCCCGCTGCACGACGTGCACGCCAGTCCGCGCTTCAGCGGCAACCACGTGGTCGACGCCGTCGGGATCCGCTCCTACTTCGGCGCCCCGCTCGTCCATGACAGCGGCACCGTGCTGGGCACGGTGTGCGTCATCGACCCCGAGAAGCGCCCCCTGAGCGAGGCCCGACGGCTCAGGGACATCGTCATCAACGCCGGTGCCCAGGTGATGGACCACATGGTCCGCGCCCCCGTCCGCTAG
- a CDS encoding GTP-binding protein encodes MLKVVIAGGFGAGKTTAVGAVSEIAPLSTEEYLTEASADVDSLAGIEAKQTTTVAFDFGRLSLPDAPVPLELFLFGTPGQDRFVDLWYDLSRGAVGAVVLVDTRRLESSFTPISFFEDIGLPFVVAINQFDGAHRYQPEQVRTALELPASVPVITCDARDPNHVAGVLLTLVGHAVKNASASRVHHTPTTTLQDA; translated from the coding sequence GTGCTGAAGGTCGTGATCGCCGGGGGCTTCGGCGCGGGCAAGACCACCGCCGTAGGCGCCGTCAGCGAGATCGCGCCGCTGAGCACGGAGGAGTACCTGACCGAGGCGAGCGCAGACGTGGACAGCCTGGCGGGCATCGAGGCGAAGCAGACCACCACGGTCGCCTTCGACTTCGGCCGCCTCAGCCTGCCCGACGCGCCCGTACCCCTGGAACTGTTCCTGTTCGGCACGCCCGGCCAGGACCGGTTCGTCGACCTCTGGTACGACCTCTCCCGCGGCGCCGTCGGGGCGGTCGTCCTGGTCGACACCCGCCGTCTGGAGAGCAGCTTCACTCCCATCAGCTTCTTCGAAGACATCGGCCTGCCCTTCGTCGTCGCCATCAACCAGTTCGACGGAGCGCACCGTTACCAGCCCGAGCAGGTCCGCACTGCCCTCGAACTCCCTGCCTCCGTACCGGTGATCACCTGTGACGCCCGCGACCCGAACCACGTCGCCGGCGTCCTGCTGACCCTCGTCGGCCACGCCGTGAAGAACGCCTCCGCGAGCCGCGTTCACCACACGCCCACTACCACCCTCCAGGACGCCTGA
- a CDS encoding acyl-CoA dehydrogenase family protein, with amino-acid sequence MSATPTTPPPALRPYLTARHEVLWDEADAFAAEHIASRVARMEAAPGRVERKVADLMAARGWFAVTIPASFGGLGAGHVAKTILVHRIARISAAAAAILQATLIPVGALLHFATYEQKGRWLPRVADGSLLLSIAVTEPQAGGHIGGIETTAERAGSEWVITGRKVHIGNSHLAGAHLVVARTAEAGVSTSQALTAFMVESSRRGLSVPEHRPGLGLHGFSAGRLDLDHVRVPEDNVVGEIGQGLSVAQSSSILYGRPNLAAVSLGIHEAVVAATTARLKTRPRYRASLSDLPVLRDRIGGMEARLRAGRILAYQSVHLLDQGLPCDADLINAKYLGHQWAAQSAQDAMELHGAHAFDRDYALQRLWRDIQHTYPPAGTGEVQRIRLADAAFDEDHIQWSERLAAEAAWARPDPTAA; translated from the coding sequence ATGTCCGCCACACCCACTACACCGCCACCGGCGCTGCGCCCCTACCTCACCGCCCGCCACGAAGTGCTGTGGGACGAGGCGGACGCCTTCGCGGCCGAGCACATCGCGTCGCGCGTCGCGCGTATGGAGGCCGCTCCGGGCAGGGTGGAGCGCAAGGTCGCCGACCTGATGGCCGCACGGGGCTGGTTCGCCGTCACCATCCCGGCCTCCTTCGGCGGGCTGGGTGCCGGACATGTGGCCAAGACCATCCTGGTCCACCGCATCGCGCGGATCTCGGCGGCTGCCGCAGCCATCCTGCAGGCCACCCTGATCCCCGTCGGCGCCCTGCTGCACTTCGCCACCTACGAGCAGAAGGGCCGCTGGCTGCCCCGTGTCGCGGACGGTTCCCTGCTGCTATCGATCGCCGTGACCGAACCACAGGCCGGCGGACACATCGGTGGCATCGAAACCACAGCCGAACGCGCCGGCAGCGAGTGGGTGATCACCGGCCGCAAGGTCCATATCGGCAATAGTCACCTCGCCGGTGCCCACCTCGTCGTCGCCCGCACCGCCGAAGCGGGCGTGAGCACCTCCCAGGCGCTGACCGCGTTCATGGTCGAATCAAGCCGCCGCGGGCTCTCGGTCCCCGAGCACCGCCCCGGCCTTGGTCTGCACGGCTTCTCCGCCGGCCGACTCGACCTCGATCACGTCCGTGTTCCCGAGGACAACGTGGTCGGAGAGATCGGCCAGGGGCTGAGCGTGGCCCAGAGCAGCAGCATCCTGTACGGCCGTCCCAACCTGGCCGCCGTGAGCCTCGGCATTCACGAAGCGGTCGTGGCCGCCACTACTGCTCGTCTCAAGACCCGTCCTCGCTATCGGGCCAGCCTGTCCGACCTGCCCGTACTGCGGGACCGCATCGGTGGCATGGAGGCCCGCCTGCGCGCCGGCCGGATACTCGCCTACCAGTCCGTGCACCTTCTCGACCAGGGCCTGCCCTGCGACGCCGACCTGATCAACGCCAAGTACCTCGGCCACCAGTGGGCCGCGCAGTCGGCCCAGGACGCCATGGAACTGCACGGCGCCCACGCCTTCGACCGCGACTACGCCCTCCAGCGCTTGTGGCGCGACATCCAGCACACCTACCCGCCCGCCGGCACCGGCGAGGTCCAGCGCATACGCCTAGCCGACGCCGCTTTCGACGAGGACCACATCCAGTGGTCCGAACGCCTCGCCGCCGAAGCCGCCTGGGCACGCCCCGACCCGACCGCCGCATGA
- a CDS encoding Tat pathway signal protein — protein MARERNVALAALLREAGWSQPQAAAAVARVAAESGVRELDAISRSHIAMWVQGTKPSGRAPHILRETLSRRLGRRLSLADLGLEEEPTGTTDSGSDWSVDPLTALAELGSDDLDMHRRKLLATAAYSAAGLALPTTSWWAAAPAAAANRRPASSRSVTQADIDDVRDLTVYYSARDQQRGGASGRKALASHLLDGAVPLLGGRFRTDQLRRDTYSAVAEMTYLAGWMAFDASEHRTAQRYLTIAARIAAEAGDGPLGGHVLRALAHQAVDLGHPRRALALADASMSRDRYGQASHREKALLAIVHARALASDGDRAGTLAAISRAERDLARADATEAPARVGFFQEASLAHETACALRDMGQPRDAEIHFKRSVATRRRQQFARTHSVTLGYLGAVQVQQGRLDEACATWNEALDAMAGIQSGRARDVIVRMQSDISPVRQRGGRYVAELDRRARGMLRAIG, from the coding sequence ATGGCCCGTGAACGCAACGTCGCCCTCGCCGCACTTCTGCGCGAAGCAGGCTGGTCCCAGCCACAAGCAGCCGCCGCGGTGGCCCGCGTGGCCGCTGAGAGCGGAGTGCGCGAACTCGACGCGATCTCCCGCTCGCACATCGCCATGTGGGTCCAGGGCACAAAGCCCAGCGGCAGAGCACCGCATATCCTGCGCGAGACGCTGTCCCGCAGACTTGGCCGCCGCCTCTCCCTGGCCGATCTCGGGCTGGAAGAAGAGCCGACAGGCACGACCGACAGCGGTTCCGACTGGAGCGTCGACCCTCTGACCGCACTGGCCGAGCTGGGAAGCGACGATCTCGACATGCACCGACGCAAGCTGCTGGCCACCGCCGCCTACTCCGCAGCCGGCCTTGCCCTGCCCACTACCTCGTGGTGGGCAGCCGCCCCCGCTGCAGCGGCGAACCGCCGACCGGCCTCCTCGCGCTCGGTGACCCAGGCGGACATCGACGACGTCCGCGATCTCACGGTCTACTACTCCGCGCGCGACCAGCAGCGAGGCGGCGCATCCGGCCGCAAGGCCCTCGCCAGCCACCTGCTCGACGGTGCGGTACCGCTGCTCGGCGGCCGATTCCGCACAGATCAGCTCCGCCGCGACACGTACTCCGCCGTGGCGGAGATGACCTACCTCGCCGGTTGGATGGCCTTCGACGCCAGCGAACACCGCACTGCCCAGCGCTACCTCACCATTGCCGCCCGCATCGCGGCGGAAGCTGGAGACGGACCGCTCGGTGGTCACGTCCTGCGCGCCCTCGCCCACCAGGCCGTGGACCTCGGGCATCCACGCCGGGCACTGGCCCTGGCCGACGCCTCGATGTCCCGCGACCGCTACGGCCAGGCCAGCCATCGTGAAAAGGCGCTGCTGGCGATCGTCCATGCACGCGCCCTTGCGTCCGACGGCGACCGGGCCGGCACCCTCGCGGCCATTAGCCGCGCGGAGCGGGACCTCGCCCGCGCCGACGCCACCGAGGCACCGGCCCGCGTCGGCTTCTTTCAGGAAGCCTCCCTCGCCCACGAGACGGCCTGCGCTCTGCGCGACATGGGCCAGCCTCGGGACGCGGAGATCCACTTCAAGCGCAGCGTGGCTACGCGCCGACGCCAGCAGTTCGCCCGTACCCACAGCGTGACGCTCGGCTACCTCGGCGCTGTCCAAGTCCAGCAGGGACGCCTCGACGAGGCATGCGCAACCTGGAACGAAGCACTCGACGCCATGGCCGGGATCCAGTCCGGGCGAGCCCGCGACGTCATCGTCCGCATGCAGAGCGACATCTCGCCCGTCCGGCAGCGCGGTGGTCGCTACGTCGCCGAACTGGACCGTCGCGCGCGAGGCATGTTGCGCGCCATAGGCTGA
- a CDS encoding FxLD family lanthipeptide, translating to MTAVQTERPTAPVQSDLATTVETDPFGLDITFIEGTPATETVLMCSTGDTCGSSCPSACTTS from the coding sequence ATGACCGCCGTGCAGACGGAGAGGCCGACCGCCCCCGTGCAGTCGGACCTGGCAACCACCGTCGAGACCGACCCGTTCGGACTCGACATCACCTTCATCGAGGGCACGCCGGCGACCGAGACGGTCCTGATGTGCAGCACGGGCGACACCTGCGGCAGCTCCTGCCCCAGCGCCTGCACCACCTCGTAA
- a CDS encoding LuxR C-terminal-related transcriptional regulator → MTPPVTTSAPITPLTPTLQRVAQHLANGCASQEIAAKTGLSAVTVRQYIRDIRASLHCPPRCKPPVIVHRLFTTQQVASPTADRPAPKLSPEQRLLLRAVAEHSDTRDIAVAAKLAPADQRAALDQLLADTGAQDTTELVVLAHGWQLLPAEQAAHATRNGASQ, encoded by the coding sequence GTGACCCCGCCCGTGACGACCAGCGCACCGATCACCCCTCTGACGCCGACGCTGCAGCGCGTCGCCCAACACCTCGCGAACGGCTGTGCATCCCAAGAGATCGCCGCGAAGACAGGGCTCTCGGCGGTCACCGTCCGCCAGTACATCCGCGACATCCGCGCGAGCCTCCACTGCCCGCCCCGCTGCAAGCCCCCCGTCATCGTGCACCGCCTGTTCACCACCCAGCAGGTGGCCTCTCCCACGGCGGACAGGCCAGCTCCGAAGCTCAGCCCCGAGCAGCGGCTGCTGTTGCGAGCCGTCGCTGAGCACAGCGATACGCGCGACATCGCCGTCGCCGCCAAACTCGCCCCGGCCGACCAGCGCGCCGCGCTCGACCAGCTCCTCGCCGACACGGGCGCACAGGACACCACCGAACTGGTGGTCCTGGCGCACGGCTGGCAGCTGCTGCCGGCCGAGCAGGCAGCCCACGCGACGCGAAACGGGGCAAGCCAGTGA
- a CDS encoding roadblock/LC7 domain-containing protein produces MSTHPAMDNATGDAPVTETTASGQRDNMAWLLRQFASDVPGVTHAVLLSRDGLRLLDSDVDKDWADELSAALSGVASLAANITGPSHKKRPARQVIIERDDCLFFVQSAGRSAAFDNHPGNERGEVDTILAVIATTDADAGTVGFEMGRLVQKFAPYMLIPVRVGTGGEVR; encoded by the coding sequence ATGAGCACCCACCCCGCGATGGACAACGCGACCGGCGACGCGCCCGTAACCGAGACAACTGCAAGCGGACAGCGGGACAACATGGCCTGGCTGCTGCGTCAGTTCGCCTCCGACGTCCCGGGCGTCACGCACGCCGTCCTGCTGTCGCGCGACGGACTGCGGCTGCTGGACAGCGACGTCGACAAGGACTGGGCGGACGAACTGTCGGCCGCCCTCAGCGGAGTTGCCTCCCTCGCGGCGAACATCACCGGCCCCAGCCACAAGAAGAGGCCGGCCCGGCAGGTCATCATCGAGCGCGACGACTGCCTCTTCTTCGTTCAGAGCGCCGGACGCAGCGCGGCCTTCGACAACCACCCCGGCAACGAACGCGGTGAGGTGGACACGATTCTCGCCGTCATCGCAACCACGGACGCCGATGCGGGCACCGTCGGATTCGAGATGGGGCGCCTCGTCCAGAAGTTCGCCCCCTACATGCTGATCCCGGTCCGCGTCGGCACGGGCGGAGAGGTCCGGTGA
- a CDS encoding sensor histidine kinase, whose protein sequence is MPDSAFPARPAATGHRRRRPPIDAFTLHRVRRAVALPLVLLAALLGAAFPLWSVSAVGPGWLLAGLVCGLAGVATAAARGARVAAGAVQATAAEDWAAALAAVAGAAAAVEKSVQWSADELCRGGRPPLPDLQAPTSASPNAEINTALSALQVQAIASLIRVHDESQSVVLLEVLRRLAMREHALVGKALQALSELEMLTDDPELLAKIFEIDHLVTRMRRQVESTAVLGGQSLRSVRRPVPVATALRGAVSEVVQYPRVSVAAGSVGAELGLPGHVGPDLTHLLAELIENACECSDPATKVMVRAQRVANGLAVEVEDRAIPMHPQTRAQMNHLLKAPDEVDVSGQVRAGRLGLLVAAKIAQSHGLSVLLQENVTGGTTALVVIPARLLVAIPSVDDATARHQEARPSAPPQQVAAAPAVPTAGQVTHPGNVGAPGAVEAGHSADAPALPTRRRQAGSFRPSREREQAPVTGATPGLAAAFRNGIQAGGRAGSSAASTEQPAP, encoded by the coding sequence ATGCCTGACAGCGCCTTCCCGGCACGGCCGGCCGCTACCGGCCACCGCAGACGGCGGCCTCCGATCGACGCGTTCACGCTGCACCGTGTCCGCCGCGCCGTGGCATTGCCCCTGGTGCTGCTAGCTGCGCTGCTGGGTGCCGCCTTCCCCCTCTGGTCGGTGTCCGCCGTAGGCCCCGGGTGGCTCCTGGCCGGCCTGGTCTGCGGACTGGCCGGGGTCGCCACGGCGGCGGCTCGCGGAGCGCGCGTGGCGGCAGGTGCCGTGCAGGCGACCGCGGCGGAGGACTGGGCAGCGGCACTGGCAGCGGTTGCGGGGGCAGCGGCGGCCGTCGAGAAGTCGGTGCAGTGGTCGGCGGATGAGCTGTGCCGCGGGGGACGCCCGCCGCTGCCGGACCTGCAGGCGCCAACTTCGGCCAGTCCGAACGCCGAGATCAACACGGCGTTGAGTGCCCTCCAGGTGCAGGCCATCGCGTCGCTGATACGGGTGCACGACGAGTCCCAGTCCGTCGTCCTCCTGGAAGTGCTGCGCCGTCTGGCCATGCGCGAGCACGCACTGGTCGGCAAGGCGCTTCAGGCACTGAGCGAGCTGGAGATGCTGACCGACGACCCGGAGCTACTGGCCAAGATCTTCGAGATCGATCACCTCGTGACACGGATGCGTCGCCAGGTCGAGAGCACTGCGGTGCTGGGCGGCCAGTCCCTGCGCAGCGTGCGCCGGCCCGTTCCCGTCGCGACGGCACTGCGCGGCGCCGTGTCCGAGGTCGTGCAGTATCCACGTGTGTCCGTCGCCGCCGGGTCCGTGGGCGCCGAGCTAGGTCTTCCCGGCCATGTGGGCCCGGACCTGACGCACCTGCTGGCCGAGCTGATCGAGAACGCCTGCGAGTGCTCCGATCCCGCGACGAAGGTGATGGTGCGTGCGCAGCGCGTGGCGAACGGGCTGGCGGTCGAAGTCGAGGACCGGGCTATTCCCATGCATCCGCAGACGCGGGCGCAGATGAATCACCTGCTCAAAGCCCCCGACGAAGTCGACGTCAGCGGCCAAGTCCGGGCCGGCCGACTCGGATTGCTGGTCGCCGCGAAGATCGCCCAGTCGCACGGGCTGTCCGTTCTCCTGCAGGAGAACGTAACAGGAGGGACCACCGCCCTCGTCGTCATCCCGGCACGGCTCCTGGTAGCGATTCCCTCTGTCGACGATGCGACCGCGCGGCACCAGGAAGCCCGCCCATCCGCTCCGCCGCAGCAGGTCGCCGCGGCTCCAGCCGTCCCGACGGCAGGCCAGGTCACACACCCCGGCAATGTGGGGGCACCAGGAGCCGTAGAGGCAGGTCACTCTGCTGATGCGCCCGCTCTTCCCACGCGTAGACGTCAGGCCGGCTCGTTCCGTCCATCGCGCGAGCGGGAGCAAGCCCCCGTGACCGGGGCGACGCCAGGGCTCGCAGCCGCCTTCCGCAACGGCATCCAGGCCGGCGGGAGAGCCGGTTCTTCCGCCGCTTCGACAGAGCAGCCCGCGCCCTGA
- a CDS encoding DUF742 domain-containing protein — protein MSTHGRATEESMFVRTYTLTRGRTRPRHLLGLETVLEAGRGRPGPAQAEKCEEILALCRERRRSVVELAGRLGRPVTAVKILVSDLLDADALVVPLTHPYADTGAESGPSTQLLAALSAGLKRKWPDAIAYPQAG, from the coding sequence GTGAGCACACACGGCCGCGCGACCGAGGAGTCGATGTTCGTGCGGACCTACACCCTGACGCGCGGGCGGACCAGGCCGCGGCACCTACTCGGTCTGGAAACCGTGCTGGAAGCAGGACGGGGAAGGCCCGGCCCGGCCCAGGCCGAGAAATGCGAGGAGATCCTCGCCCTGTGCCGGGAGCGCCGACGATCGGTGGTCGAACTGGCGGGACGACTTGGCCGGCCCGTCACCGCCGTCAAGATCCTCGTCTCGGACCTCCTGGACGCCGACGCCTTGGTCGTCCCCCTCACCCACCCCTATGCCGATACAGGCGCGGAATCCGGTCCGTCTACCCAACTGCTGGCAGCCCTTTCAGCGGGCTTGAAGAGGAAGTGGCCTGATGCCATCGCCTACCCCCAGGCCGGATGA